One part of the Carassius gibelio isolate Cgi1373 ecotype wild population from Czech Republic chromosome B6, carGib1.2-hapl.c, whole genome shotgun sequence genome encodes these proteins:
- the LOC127959072 gene encoding fidgetin-like isoform X2: protein MSSNMISGVYGVTMQWSPEQSQWAEQHYDITSTTRSPGRKIEALRDPRLTGSTSTAAYQHSWANDDISALTASNLLKRYAERYSAILDLPCESGLMGYPDTAISVSVRGPGVVNNGPPLLNGRKVEAEPWLESVYPPLGCVPELLPKAPLSVMDVSVSACNSPVIGSGNLPEPCFSSISCNTQTGNQEYSSTPYSTPFMQPVGTYGGSLFHPTPSHASLVSTYSANTSPNLATYSYPNTRYPSQAILPAGYSPPPPPSAYLSAGITPHNPLPAVGYSYPATSVSESDAPSASSLSKSYYPSTQSEIGVFEEFDFGGNSNSDSRSEGSPLYRPSGDEAVDKQNGFNRAADVTTSSFKPANHGDSLRNLETLTVAMSGRNNGTSGQHFPSTSTSVVTSHQHLCLDTNTP, encoded by the exons ATGTCAAGCAATATGATCAGCGGTGTATATG GCGTGACCATGCAGTGGAGCCCTGAGCAGTCCCAGTGGGCGGAGCAACACTATGACATCACCTCCACCACTCGTTCACCAGGGCGTAAGATCGAAGCACTTAGGGATCCAAGGCTAACAGGTTCGACCTCAACTGCAGCGTATCAACATTCGTGGGCAAACGATGACATTTCAGCTTTGACCGCTTCTAACCTGCTCAAGAGGTATGCAGAGAGATATTCTGCCATTCTGGATCTACCCTGTGAGAGTGGACTTATGGGATATCCAGACACTGCCATTTCCGTTAGCGTTAGGGGACCTGGTGTTGTGAATAACGGCCCGCCCCTTCTTAATGGACGGAAGGTGGAGGCAGAGCCTTGGCTGGAGAGTGTCTACCCTCCGTTAGGTTGCGTCCCTGAGCTTCTTCCCAAAGCACCACTCAGTGTGATGGATGTGTCTGTCAGTGCGTGTAACTCACCAGTTATAGGCAGCGGGAATCTTCCGGAGCCTTGTTTCTCCAGCATCAGTTGTAACACTCAGACTGGAAATCAGGAGTACAGCAGCACTCCCTACAGCACTCCCTTCATGCAGCCCGTAGGCACTTATGGTGGCTCCCTTTTCCACCCTACCCCTTCCCATGCCAGTCTGGTATCAACCTACAGTGCTAACACCTCACCAAACCTAGCTACATACAGTTACCCTAACACCCGTTACCCCTCACAGGCCATTCTTCCTGCTGGCTACagtcctccacctcctccttcgGCGTACCTATCTGCAGGTATAACTCCTCATAACCCTCTTCCAGCTGTAGGATACTCATACCCAGCCACCAGTGTCTCTGAAAGTGATGCCCCAAGTGCTAGCAGCCTTTCAAAATCATATTACCCATCAACTCAAAGCGAGATTGGAGTGTTTGAGGAGTTTGACTTTGGTGGCAACTCTAATTCAGACTCTAGGTCTGAAGGCAGCCCCCTATACAGACCTTCAGGAGATGAAGCGGTGGACAAGCAAAATGGGTTCAACCGAGCGGCTGATGTAACAACTTCATCCTTCAAGCCAGCTAATCATGGAGACTCTTTAAGAAACTTGGAGACTCTCACGGTAGCCATGAGTGGACGGAACAATGGTACATCTGGACAACACTTCCCATCTACCTCAACATCTGTTGTCACTTCTCATCAACATCTCTGCCTTGACACAAACACACCTTGA